The Coccinella septempunctata chromosome 6, icCocSept1.1, whole genome shotgun sequence genome segment TCGAATCTGGATCCCATTTGGCTTTTTGGTTCTTCGGAGTTATGACTGCAAATCAGGGAATATACATATTCAGAAAAAtagatttcttgaataattcaatatttttttctaataaaaatcaattaatctgaaatatttccatTTGTCGTAATTTTATTTAACATGGTATCTGAATATACACTCATAATGCATGACAGATTGAAAAGCGAGGAAACCGTGTAAAGATTAATTGAAAATCTTATTTCTTTCGACTAATCGAGCCACCAATGTAGGAACGTTTCAATGTTGaattattacagaagagaatgataaaaaatactaaaaaatattgctcaagtcataaaataatttcataagagaaaaaaaatggaattctGCATCTGTAATTATTTCCGCCTatttcaattcatatctgaaatgATTTGAGTTGAAGTATTCACAGAAGTTCAATTCACCATTACCATTGagtttaaatatatttaaactCAATGCCATTACTCAATGGATTCTCATTTAGCCGTACCTACATGTTCCATGAAATTGAATACCTATAAAAGGTGTCAACGGAATATGGAAACATGCTCGGGTTTGAATATCCTTAGtgttatcgatttttttaatgtaaaATACATTTCGATGAGAATAATTCGACTGAGAAAAAATGTCAGAAGTACTTCCGGGAAGACcggaaatgataattttttcatattttcattgtgCACGTCATTACGAATCAACTGTCAATTTTTGACATATCAGGtcaattattttgaatatttcatttttatacctAGATGGCTGAGAATGGATTCAATCGTTCAATTTTCAGTTTCTGAAATGaactttcaatgaaaaatatgttttttcaaatgcatgTATGCTGGAAACAAAgtacaataaaaaagttttttctttcCGCTAAATTTGATACAATTAGCGGAACTGAAAATTGAACGATTGGATCCATGTTCAGCCATCTAggtataaaaatgaaatgttcaaaataattcacatgatatatcaaaaattgacGAAAGACATATCGTTGTGTTCATAATGACgtgtaaaatgaaaatatgaaaaaatacctATACCCAGTGTGCCATTTACAAATCAAAAATCTCTTTCATTTCCGGTCTTCCCGAAGTACTTCTGCCATTTTTTCTCAGTCGAATTATGCTCATCGGAACGTAtttcacattaaaaaaatcgaactCGATAACTCTAAGGATTTGCAAACGCGAGCATGTTTCCATATTCCgttgacaccctgtatttatgttAAGATAACAAAAGAACTTGTACAGTAATCCGGTCTTCATAGATTTGAATTCATTCCGAATTATTAAATTATAGAAACATGATAAGTATAGGTTTAAAAAAACCCAAAAGGAATTTTTTGTGCTATGATGGCAATAAATTTTCTAAAATTGTCTGCGCgacatttcaattgaatattttgacTTTACTCACATTCTTGGAATGAAGTCGTTTGGGGCCGAACCACTGGAacataattttctgaaaataatattgatttgttattatgttattatgtatttatattataaTCACTCACCGGTCTCATCAACTTCTTCCAAATCTATATCTGGAGCATTCGGATCGTCATCCCCTTGAGCCTTTTCCAGAAGTTGGGATATTTGCAGAATATCTTTCGTTGCTACGGGCTGTCgataaatattcaaatgaatatttttgtcaTGGCCCATGAAATTTGATAAATCCTCAATTTCTCCATCCGTAAGATTAAGCGATATGCAACACGTAGCAACATGCTTCCTCAACAAAGTACCCCTTAATGTGGAGGGTAAATTTGCTTTGCACGCAATCGAAAATTTTCTCATTAGGTCGCATGCACTAGGCCATTTTTCTGCTCCACCCGGAAGTCCAAATAAATATGTATTTGATTCAGACACACCCGCTTCTTTCCTAtacttcaaaatcatttttaaaGATTCCACCATTTCATTGTCAAGCAAAACTGGAACAGTTCTGTTGAGTTTCCCTCGCAATAATATTCTTGAATATTTATTCgcaatttgttttgattgtggaTTGAGCTTCTTGTATAAATCCAAATTACTTTTCTCGTCGATCTTCTCTAAAGAACTATAATGAACTAATTTAATTCTCTCTAGTTCTCCGGGCCTTCTTCTATTCAAAAGTTGTATAGATGTAAGAGTGGCTTCCAAGAGGTCCCTCCAAACCTtcttatcaaatttttttttcaattcgttcAATGCATTATTCCTCTTACACGTCAGATATTTGTGTAAGATTTTAATGTCACTGAACGAAGGAAGAATTACTTTTTTCTTAATGCACATTTCCGTCTGTGACTCTGCAACTGTTTTATTTATAATCTtgccaaatttcaaattatataaATGCAGGAATTCTTCAGCATTTCGTTTGGCatctggattttttttttcgatgcaGTGTGCTATCCATATATCTCCCAGTTCCTTGGTGAGCATGCCCAATGCAGATGCTGTCGCTGGAGTATCGAAGAGATCACTTTCTTCATTGAAATTCCCAAGTGTATTGACGGCCTTCAAGAAACAGGTGAAATTAGCGGGGTCGTACAAATTGGAGAAATCTCtgatattttcattcatctTCCTCAACTCCAGGAGCAAACGTCCAAGACGACGCAATTTAGCTCTTATCATCTTTCCGTGATGTTGGGAATGTCGGTATTTGTAGCTTTCCAAATTCCCAAACAGAATTATTAATTCGTCATATCGAACTATAGTCGTAATTTCATCGTCTCTCATTcgacatataatttttttcaactgaggCTCTGCCATTTCGTGGATATCACCCATTGTTAGGCGACTCAACATTTGAACTTTCTTATTATACTTCGAGCATCGTCCTGTACATCTTCTGTAGTGCTTGTGTAATGTTGATTTTGAATAAGTTTCTTTGCACTGCGGACATACAGCAAAATCAGACACAGTTTTAGGTGCTTTATTTTGCCGGGGTCGTCTGCAAGGAATGAATTCGTCGTAGGTTGAGCATTTCATATTGTGCTCGAAGTTTCCTTTCGCCCTTATTTTCTTTATCATCTCGAGTCGTTCGCGTGCTGCTGCACTCAAGGGTtgattcttttctcttttggtttTGTTAATCAAAGAAAGTTTTTTCACCTCTTCTTCATCCTTATGCACCGTTTCGATATGACGAGCTAATTTAGCTACTAACTTATTGCAATATTTACAGCTGTATTTTTTTGTCCCGGAATCACTGGCTTTCACCAATTTTGTTTTCGCATCCCTTATTGCTCCACCGACCACAGTTTCATTAACTGAAATATCCAAcattgaggaatcatctctTTGAGTAGGAAGGGTTTCGGTTATTTCATGACTTAAGTCACTCGATAAGTCTGAAGTCTTATCCTCCTCATCTTCCTCTTTATCTATCGGGGGTTGATATTCTTCATCTTCGTCCGTATTGAATGGATCACTGTTATCAATCGATGAAGAATATTTAATCAGAGAAGACTGACCATCATGCGTAGATTCATTCGATAATGGCTGTTCCACATTTTCAGGGAACAAATTCTCGTACGAAATTTCGGAACCCTGCTCCCGATCAGCATTACCTATTGGATGTTCTGTAAAATTGATCGTTGCAGTTATTGATATGCAAAATTTATCGCGTTATTTGCTCAAATTTATAACACTAATGTTAAAACCTCTTTATTGTCATATGACCTAGCTTTCGGCGGATAATTCTACCTTCTTCAGGGTCCTAAAAAACGGCATTAACAATTTATATTGTTTCCTGGTTGAATTGATAAAATATCACAATGAGAAGAAAAAGATTCGTAATGACAGGCCATCTGTCATTACAAGTCAATTGTCATTTTAAATTGTAGCGATTCGTTCATGTTTGACGTATGTCACTTTTCAGCAGACattttaattgaatttgaaaaaaaaatcttatatTAACGACATTTTGGAAAGAGACTTACATTCATGTATCCTCAATATTGTGACAGCTACCATTATTGTATTGACATTGAGCTAACTCACAAATTGTAGTGAGTTCATTTCGGTTgtgtgaaaataattttttacttATTGTTACCGTTTTTTAGAACCCTGAAGAAGGCAGAAGTATCCGCCGTAAGCTAGGTCATATGACAATAAAGAGGTTTTAACATCATTCTTATAAATTTGACCAAATAACCCGATAACTTCCACGTTAGATAtgcaaaatgtttgaaaattcaaaatcttcGGCGAGCTTTACGAAAAGCAAAAAAGTAATTTGCATTAAAATTTTCACTTCACACTCAGCAACAAATCATGAAATCTTAATTACCCAAAAACTATGATGGAGTTTAAAAAGTATTTTCGGAACAAATTAGAAGAAATTGAGTACTAAATATTGAATAaactttcataattttttccattAAGTTTTCACTAACTCTACGCGAGAGATATCTCTTTCTTTGGGTTGCGAATATGGCTTCAAGATAAAATAATAAGAGTGAGTTAATAACAGTTTCGAAATAACTTTTCCTCAGTTCTTCCCAGACtcaaatattcttttgaaaacagAACAAGTTATTTGAATTCTATAGAAACATGAAATACAATTATTGTTGCGCACTCAGTAGAAAGTTATaaggattaaaaaaaattgcagttCATTCTGCGATAATGGTTTTAAAGTCACGGACCAATATTTTATTATGAGCACTTCCTCGGTGAcattgatttgaataattaaTTCGCAATGAAAGAATCTGAATGAATTCAAATAAAAAGATTATAACACTTCAAAAGATTTTTCCCTGAATATAAAATCATATTAAAATATGATTAACAGAGGTATTTTTTTGAACTGTACTCGTATCTATGAATGAGTAAGTGAAAGgagaaatgaatgaatgttggttacaataaaaacaataatGACTAAAAAGTGGCAAAGCATAAAAAAGAAAACGATTCTGatgcaaaacattttttttacataCCGAGGGTGTTGGGATTTTCAGCTCTTCTCGTGGAAACTTGACAATCAGATGATAATTGCTGAAGCATATCTTGGATAACGGCTATTTTGTCTGttgacaaaaaaataaaacaaatgagTGGGCGAAAAATTAGGGTTACATTTTGTATGCTTCCGAATTCAAGATTCATAATCTACAAAACATAAAATAACATCATCATaaagaaatatataaaattctcaataAGACTGAGCAGACTTACCGTGACTATACAGCAAATGGCATAGATAGAAATGCCCGTCATCGTATCtcgcaaaaattttatttttggatattcttaaatttttttttttcaccacgaATAGAACACCATCTTCAAATCTCACTAAACAAAACATGATttgaataaccgaaaaaactcAATAGTAATTGTAACACAGTGTAAGCGCACTCAAAGGTTCAAAAAACAGAATGGGGAAGTGTAGGCTGGTGCAGCTCTTAAATATGCTACCAGAAATTATTTTACATCTGGTTTTTCGTTGTCACCCAGATGGGGCAAAACCTATTTGTCGACACGGCTCACCTTCTTCACCTTGCACAATAATAACAGCCATAAAATTTTTGGTTTCATCGAGTATACAGGTTGTTCCACCGAAAAGGGTCTATTAGACATATCTAGGctattgaaaaattgtttattatGAGTTCTGTTCAGCTAGAATGATCATTCTAGAAAGTCCGCTTATATCGGAAGTTATATTTTTTCAGGGAAATTCCATTTTTTGGTTCAATTATTCAGAGATTATTCTCGAGGAAGTTGATTATacctacagggtgtcccaagttcgagatcctattagacgtttctgggtTTCTGGCAGGCctggatctacgattttttctgacctggacaaaaattcatgatgatcCCCCCTCCCCCCTCAGGTTGGATATGAGAATTCAAAGCTTTAACAATgtacaatctgaaaaaaaaaacagttattTTCCTCAAGTTGACCATAATCATAATCTTCACACAGTTTATTTTTTAGGCACCCCAATCGCTGTATATTATTCTTCATCCCAAGATTCTTCGGGAAGTCATTTCGGATGGTTTACCCcgatatcaattgttttttcaccTGAAAGGGTCAAAACAAGGTAAAATCGAATATGAACAGCTCGCAGTATTCCATATTTCCCATCGAAATTCATCGAAGACGATGACCTCTacacttgaaattttcagggaacGTTTATTAGGTATCAATGAAGTACAGTTATTAATTGCATAATCTTCGGAAGGGGCTGAGGGGTGGAAATCTCACCACCTCCAACGCCGTATTCCTTTTTGCTATCAAAATTCATCGATGACGATGGCCTCTACACATTAAACTCGCAGGAAACGTTGATTCTGTGCTAATGAAGTACAGTTATTAATTTCTTAATCTTCGGAAGGGGCTGATGGGTGGAAATCTCACCGTCCCCAACGCCGTATTTCTATTCGCTATCAAAATTCATCGATTACGATGGCCTCTACACATGAAACTCGCAGGGAACGTTTATTATGTGCTTATGAAGTACAGTTATTAATTTCATGATCTTCGGAAGAGGCTGAGGGGTGGAATCTCACCTCATAGTTATGTACGAAGCAACGATTCTTACAAACTATTGTCAACGAATGTTTTAAGGACTACCTATGCTATCAAGGGGTTGGTGGTACTTGATGAGTAATAAAAAACAGTTACAATATGGTATCAACCTAAGCATAGAAAAACGTCGTGAAATTATTGTAAAAATTTGTTACGGTCATGAACCAGCTTTATCTGAAATACCTCAATTTACCTTCATTTGGAATGAAGCACAAACCAGATGAGTTTATGACCGCTCAGGCCCTTATTGAACCTTTGTCGGAAGCTGGGAATTCTAACAAAGCATTTTTACGAACAACCATCTGTGTAGATGCCATCATCATCGATAAATTTTGATAGCGAAAAGGAATACGGCGTTGCAGGCGGTGAGATTTCCACCCCTCAGCCCCCTCCGAAGATCACCAAATTAATAATAGTAATTCATTAGCACATAATCAACGTTCCTTGCGAGTTTCATGTGAAGAAGATAACGTCATCGATGCATTTTGATAGCGAATAGGTCATAAAATTAACAACTGTACTTCATTGATACCTAATAAACgttccctgaaaatttcatgtatAGATGCCGTCGTGTTCGATGAATTTCGATGTTAAATATGGAACACTGCGAGCTGTTCATATTCGATTTCACCTTGTTTTGACCCTTTCAGgtgaaaaaaacaattgatatcaGGGTAAACCATCCGAAATGACTTCCCGAAGAATCTCTATAAATTTCTAATAGCTGCTGTTCGCGAAACTTGAGTTACGATATTATTAATTTCACATCCGACGCAACCGGCCAATCGGCCGCTAACTCCAAGAAACGTGTACGCCAGGTCCACACCGGTGAATAGATggatacaatttttttcctattcgtaTTCCTAAGTTATATGAGTTATTGGTAGCGATTCATCTAAAGGTTTTCCCATCACGATTCAGAGAGCAATatccatttggaattttttgatcCCAGAACTATACAGGGCGTcccaagttcgagtgcctattagacaTTTATGGAAAACTGGACATATTCGAACtttgaaaatattgttcaaagttCTCTACTGAGCtagaatttttttgaagccTGAGCGAAAATAAattcgttcaaaaaaaaattttttttattttttcctttcTGATATGATTGGGTATTCAATTCTAAATAGGGACAGTTCTATTAGAACTATTGTATCCATTCCAAAgacttttcaaaatatcgagaaaaaactgGAGAATAAGTCAAATATTCGTAGTCGCTATTATGTTCATTCTTACTATTTTCAACATCCTGAGCGTTAACCATTCTCATAACATCGGAGTAGAAGAATGTGGAAAGGTCATGCATCTTTTGAATTCCAGGAATATCATCACggcgattcaaattttgtgtcgaAAACTGTTATCGAATATTGGTTAtaatttctgtttttcaaattagaatccTATTTTTTATGATTACGTTGAATTCtgcaaagaaaaataaagatcgtactctaaaaaaagaattaagaacaaaatataaaaaaaatggaaaaaaaatcagaaatcattatcattattctTCTTTGCAGAATCCAAggcaatcataaaaaatagggttctaatttgaaaaacgggaaGTTATGACATATTTTAAATCTTAGTTTtcgacacaaaatttgaaacaccctgtgatgatatttctgaaattctAAAAACGCATGACCTTTCCACATTCTTCTACTTGAATGTTATGAGAACGGTTTACGCTCAGGATGTTGAGCCTAATACTGACTAGGAATATTTGACTTTTTTATCAGTTTATTCtcgttattttgaaaactatttgaatgaatacaatggttttaacataaatgtattcaaaattgaatataatattcaatcatatcagaatggaaaaaatttaaacatatttttgaacaaatttattttcactagcTAGggctccaaaaatatttcagctcattagagaatttcgaacaatatcataatccctattttaagatttcaattatattcagttctacagccacgtctaataggcactcgaaaTTGGGACACCAGTGTAGTTCTGGGACCACAAAATTCCAAATGGATATTTCTCTCTAAATCGTGATGGGAATGATGGGATACTCTATAGATGAAGCGCCAATTATTCCTAATAATCAGGGATACGAATAGGAAAAGATTGTACCCATCTGTTCaatggatgaaaaaaaaaatacatacctACATATCAAATTTGAGATGTAGAAGAATATACAGCGATTGGGTTGCCTAAAAATAAACTGTCAAGATTATGATTATGGTCAAATTTTATCAGACTGTACATTTTTAAAGCTTTCAATTCTTATATCCAATCTGAGTGGAGGGGcgtcatcatgaatttttgcccggTCAGAagaaatcgtagatccgggcctgatgaTTAAAGGTAAGCGTCCATTAGGCCGATCAGGCCGGGTCGCATCGGGACGGAAAAATACGCTTACCTTAACAGCGTATTCCATATCGATACCATATACTTATTCGATATTTGACGCTGCGGTTTCGATATCaattgaatactgaaattcaaaGTATCGATATTGAATTGAGTAAGCATGTCAtcctaatttttattttccttttaAATTTGCAACTTATCTCAAATAAGTCAACAATCCAACAACTAACCTGATTTTAACCTATGatatccaaaaatatttcaatcccACCTAATAATGAATGTTGCATTTCAACTACTACACTACGGAGCACGTCCGTACCATAAAAAAACCATCTGTTATCAATGTGCGCCCTTTCTACATTGGAATTTCTACCGAATTTAATACGTAGGTACCTACACCTGTAAATACGCTATTTTTTAAGAGAAGATGGTTGAACTTCGtgaaacatgattttgttgttttttgcaTCCCTAGTAGAGTAGCGCAATGGcaacaaatttgaaattcgaCGCTCGATGAAATGACTACCTGAATCTAAACGCTGAACCAAACATCTGGCAGATATTCGCCAGAGTTGGACTCTCGTCTCGTTTTGTATTGCATTTATTACATGGAACCCTAGGTGTTCACAAGGGGCGGATGCGCAAAAAGTCAAGAATAACAAGTACGTATAATAAAGGTTCATCAAAGTGTCAATacaatagaaatattgaatgtTTGATAAAGACAGTTTTCTTTTAAGCTTTTTGCTAAAGATGTCCAAGAAGATATACTGTGATGAAATCTCCAGAGTACACAAATATATAATCTGGGGGGCACGTGCCATCTCATCccccccccctaaatccgccTATGTAGAAGGCGATATAGATTCTTCAAGGGAGGCtaaaagtaaaatgaaaaatgtcaGAAATTCTTGATTTGGATAAATTTTTAAgaggaatttcaggaaaaaatatCGACCAACTGATGATAATTAACGTAGAGATTATCGGGTTATTTGGTCAAATTTATACGACTGATGTTGAAACCTTTTTATGGTCATATGACCTAGCTTTCGGCAAATAACTATGCCTTCTGCAGAGTCCTACAAAACGGTAACAATAAGTAAAAAAAGTAATTTAGAAAGGAAATTTCTTAATTTGACCAAATTGAAATGCAAATTCAATTAATTCAGAAACTAATATTCTTTTCAGCCGCAATTTTGAACGAATTCGAATTCCTGGCTGAATTTTCTTAAGATGCATACGAGAATAATAATTTAGACGTAGGTATGTTTCTGATAGTGAAATAAAAGGTAATTCTACGAAGGAAAGGAATTTATTCCGAGTAATGGGACAAAAGTTGAATTGAATAGATGTATGTAGTTATTATTTGAAGAGCAAtgacaatattgaataaaaattaaagTTTTTGCATCGAATAATATcaggaaaaacagttttttatttttactaataattcttcaaataaatagCTTTCATTTTGATTGAGTGCATAATAAAGATAAAATCGCAATGTAGCTACCACACTTCGGTAGATATTTCTATCCATTAAATTAATACCTGTTGAACTAAATACAGTGAAAGTGTAAGAATTTGAATATCATCTCCTGAGGTGTTCACAAAGATGAATAGGATCATAAGGACcttcattatattgttattaTGAAAAGATACTAATGCTAATTTCAGATGGgacagaaaaatatttatacaatAATCTATTATTGTAAGTATTCAGAATCTCGTCAACGATTTACTTgagaatatgaaaatgaaatattgttggggcaattattcatttcaattcgtcACTGAAATACCGATTTCAAACTTAGTGTTATTGATAGCCCAAACGAGCTGTTATTCATTCTTTAAAATAGACCGGGAATTTCAAATAATACTCTCCAGATAATTCATCTTGAATCCTACCCTGTTCAAGAGGTTCAGACGTTTACGGCCGCTCGCTTTGCAGTTTGCAGTAGGCGCCAAATTGCGAATTCACTGTTATCACCGTGTTAGAGAAATACCTTAATAATCAGTATACAAAATCGCGAAAACAGGAAAGTAAGTAATTTCGGCTAAAATTTTCTGCTGTACAACTTttgtttgaaactttttttcataaacCTTCTCATTCGCGAAAATTTCAGGAAAACcgtatttttttctatattttcacgaatttttcaataatgctgAAAATTTTGACACCTGCGTTTTTGACCATATGTTTCTCTCTTCATAACAAAcaacatatcaaaaatgcagctctttccgcaaaaaag includes the following:
- the LOC123315447 gene encoding uncharacterized protein LOC123315447; this encodes MNLEFGSIQNVTLIFRPLICFIFLSTDKIAVIQDMLQQLSSDCQVSTRRAENPNTLEHPIGNADREQGSEISYENLFPENVEQPLSNESTHDGQSSLIKYSSSIDNSDPFNTDEDEEYQPPIDKEEDEEDKTSDLSSDLSHEITETLPTQRDDSSMLDISVNETVVGGAIRDAKTKLVKASDSGTKKYSCKYCNKLVAKLARHIETVHKDEEEVKKLSLINKTKREKNQPLSAAARERLEMIKKIRAKGNFEHNMKCSTYDEFIPCRRPRQNKAPKTVSDFAVCPQCKETYSKSTLHKHYRRCTGRCSKYNKKVQMLSRLTMGDIHEMAEPQLKKIICRMRDDEITTIVRYDELIILFGNLESYKYRHSQHHGKMIRAKLRRLGRLLLELRKMNENIRDFSNLYDPANFTCFLKAVNTLGNFNEESDLFDTPATASALGMLTKELGDIWIAHCIEKKNPDAKRNAEEFLHLYNLKFGKIINKTVAESQTEMCIKKKVILPSFSDIKILHKYLTCKRNNALNELKKKFDKKVWRDLLEATLTSIQLLNRRRPGELERIKLVHYSSLEKIDEKSNLDLYKKLNPQSKQIANKYSRILLRGKLNRTVPVLLDNEMVESLKMILKYRKEAGVSESNTYLFGLPGGAEKWPSACDLMRKFSIACKANLPSTLRGTLLRKHVATCCISLNLTDGEIEDLSNFMGHDKNIHLNIYRQPVATKDILQISQLLEKAQGDDDPNAPDIDLEEVDETENYVPVVRPQTTSFQEFITPKNQKAKWDPDSRAAVMNAFGNTLGEGKLPSSHQIQQLINSTPCLRKRTVPQIRTWLHSKKKILLSDKSETSTSHSQQRRNSIPNTIYLLFADNIAKKVVPTLEDCYTMYARSPSLNRYNPSEILNLVKEAISRN